The segment CAAGCCGTGGAGCGCGAGCCGACACCGAGGCCAGCCACCCACCCGACCGTGGGCACCCACCCAACTCTCTACCACGACACCTCGCCACTGCGCCGAGCCAGGACTCGCCGCTCAACCCGCCTTTTTTCCCGACATGCGATAGCGGAAATCGCAATAGCTGGCGCCGCCCATGATGGTCTGGCTACGCTTAAACTCGATGCGTGCGTCATAGCCCTCGATGAACGTGCCATCGCGATTGCACGACAGCAGGTGTCCGATCTCGTCAAGCCCCATCT is part of the Nitrospira sp. genome and harbors:
- a CDS encoding 2-amino-thiazoline-4-carboxylic acid hydrolase — protein: MGLDEIGHLLSCNRDGTFIEGYDARIEFKRSQTIMGGASYCDFRYRMSGKKAG